One Bartonella kosoyi DNA segment encodes these proteins:
- the ruvB gene encoding Holliday junction branch migration DNA helicase RuvB, with the protein MHKDEDQRLLGAAPLPNDPDRSLRPQVLDDFIGQEAARANLKIFIEAAKTRKEALDHVLFVGPPGLGKTTLSQIMAKELGVNFRSTSGPVIAKAGDLAALLTNLEERDVLFIDEIHRLNPAIEEILYPAMEDYQLDLIIGEGPAARSVKIDLAKFTLVAATTRLGLLTTPLRDRFGIPIRLNFYTIEELEYIVQRNARLFAVKISDDGAHEIARRARGTPRIAGRLLRRVCDFALVKQAKQIDRKIADEALSRLEVDHLGLDPLDRRYLLLIAETFLGGPVGIETIAAALSEPRDAIEDIVEPYLLQQGFIQRTARGRILTEKAWSHLGLAAPASMSIQKRTQLSDAQDNVSLQATLWDGEDD; encoded by the coding sequence ATGCATAAAGATGAAGATCAACGCCTTTTAGGGGCAGCACCCCTTCCCAACGATCCGGATCGTTCCTTAAGACCACAAGTTCTCGATGATTTTATTGGTCAAGAAGCGGCGCGGGCTAATTTAAAAATATTTATTGAAGCCGCAAAAACCCGGAAAGAAGCGTTGGATCACGTTTTGTTTGTAGGACCACCGGGACTGGGAAAAACAACGCTTTCACAGATTATGGCAAAAGAATTAGGGGTTAACTTTCGCTCTACTTCAGGACCAGTCATTGCTAAAGCAGGAGATTTGGCTGCTCTTTTGACCAATCTTGAAGAACGCGATGTCTTGTTTATTGATGAAATTCATCGTTTAAATCCAGCGATTGAAGAAATTCTTTATCCAGCCATGGAAGATTATCAACTCGATTTGATCATTGGGGAGGGGCCGGCAGCACGCTCGGTTAAAATTGATTTGGCTAAATTTACTTTGGTGGCAGCTACCACACGGTTGGGGCTTTTGACCACACCGCTTAGAGACCGTTTTGGTATCCCTATTCGTCTTAATTTTTATACGATAGAGGAATTAGAATATATCGTGCAGCGTAATGCGCGGCTTTTTGCCGTCAAGATCAGTGATGATGGCGCCCATGAAATTGCACGTCGAGCACGGGGGACCCCGCGCATTGCCGGACGGCTTTTACGGCGCGTTTGTGATTTTGCTTTGGTGAAACAAGCAAAACAAATTGATCGAAAAATCGCCGATGAAGCGCTTTCGCGCCTTGAAGTGGATCATCTTGGGCTTGATCCGCTTGACCGGCGTTATTTGCTGCTGATTGCCGAAACTTTTCTAGGAGGACCGGTAGGCATTGAAACTATTGCGGCTGCTTTATCAGAACCACGCGATGCGATTGAAGATATTGTTGAACCGTATCTTCTCCAACAAGGTTTTATTCAAAGAACGGCTCGTGGACGCATTCTGACCGAAAAGGCGTGGAGCCATTTAGGACTTGCTGCGCCTGCTTCAATGTCGATACAAAAGCGTACGCAACTTTCTGATGCTCAAGACAATGTATCACTTCAGGCAACTTTATGGGATGGGGAAGATGACTAA
- the ruvA gene encoding Holliday junction branch migration protein RuvA, with translation MIGKLKGTLEHIFEDYIVLDVHGVGYVVFISNRLRPSLPSVGEALSLFIETHVREEAIRLFGFATRAEQEWFCMLQNVPGVGAKVALAILGTLSPDELAQAIALNDVAMISRAPGVGKKVSERIVGELKSKTLPFEQAVKTVSVPQREITHQPAHDALSALMKLGFEREQAARALALAMNALEGDAVSSALLIRHSLKLLSSPT, from the coding sequence ATGATTGGCAAGTTAAAGGGTACGCTTGAACATATCTTTGAAGATTATATTGTTCTTGATGTTCATGGTGTGGGGTATGTCGTTTTTATCTCAAATCGGTTGCGTCCTTCTTTGCCTTCTGTTGGGGAGGCATTAAGCCTCTTTATTGAAACGCATGTTCGGGAAGAGGCAATCCGCCTTTTTGGTTTTGCAACAAGAGCCGAACAGGAGTGGTTTTGTATGCTCCAAAATGTTCCAGGTGTAGGGGCAAAGGTTGCTTTGGCAATCTTGGGGACTTTATCGCCAGATGAACTTGCACAAGCTATTGCCTTAAACGATGTGGCGATGATTAGTCGCGCACCAGGCGTTGGTAAAAAAGTTAGTGAAAGAATTGTTGGGGAACTGAAAAGTAAAACACTCCCCTTTGAACAGGCGGTCAAGACGGTTTCAGTTCCGCAGCGTGAGATAACTCATCAACCTGCCCATGATGCGCTTTCCGCATTGATGAAGCTAGGCTTTGAACGTGAGCAAGCAGCCCGGGCTCTTGCTCTAGCGATGAACGCCCTTGAGGGGGACGCTGTTTCTTCTGCCCTCTTGATCCGCCATAGTCTCAAATTGCTTTCTTCTCCTACTTGA
- the ruvC gene encoding crossover junction endodeoxyribonuclease RuvC, which yields MAETIRIIGIDPGLRYTGWGVIDLAGNRLQFVAAGTVSSDVQCDLASRLCQIHKGLSEVVHQFMPHEAAVEHVFVNKDATATLKLGQARAIALLVPAQAKCPVFEYAPNKVKKSVIGVGHGAKEQIHMMVKVLLPRAEFDSNDAADALALALCHSMHRKRIDQSYQARVAI from the coding sequence ATGGCAGAGACGATTCGTATTATAGGTATTGATCCCGGACTACGGTATACGGGATGGGGCGTTATCGATCTTGCGGGCAATCGTCTTCAGTTTGTTGCGGCAGGGACGGTTTCTTCTGATGTACAGTGTGATCTGGCTTCTAGACTCTGTCAAATCCATAAAGGTCTTTCAGAGGTTGTGCATCAATTTATGCCCCATGAAGCTGCGGTGGAACATGTGTTTGTCAACAAAGATGCTACAGCAACGCTAAAACTTGGGCAAGCGCGTGCCATTGCGCTACTGGTTCCTGCACAGGCAAAGTGTCCTGTTTTTGAATATGCCCCCAACAAAGTCAAAAAATCGGTTATTGGTGTTGGACATGGCGCTAAAGAACAAATTCATATGATGGTTAAAGTTCTCCTCCCACGGGCTGAATTTGATAGCAATGATGCGGCGGATGCCCTTGCTCTTGCTCTTTGTCATAGCATGCATCGTAAGAGGATTGATCAATCTTATCAGGCAAGGGTGGCGATATGA
- a CDS encoding DUF1465 family protein: MSVHKRPYDEPIIMIEHNAFNRLYEETMALIEKTAAYIDSEGKVVARSLSTEISALYAKEAMYLSTRLMQIASQLLLLRAEREGEMSSEQIKKEIVKVSLHTPTLEFETAHWDELPEIFRQFVAHSLRLEARIKYMRAGWETAASCDLSDENPVGKQIELLKTAFGRS; this comes from the coding sequence GTGAGCGTACATAAACGTCCCTATGATGAACCTATTATCATGATTGAGCATAATGCTTTTAATCGTCTTTATGAAGAGACAATGGCGCTGATTGAAAAAACAGCAGCCTATATCGATTCAGAAGGGAAAGTCGTTGCGCGTTCCCTTTCGACAGAAATTTCTGCACTCTATGCAAAAGAAGCAATGTATTTAAGTACACGACTTATGCAAATTGCCTCTCAACTTCTCCTTCTCCGGGCAGAGCGCGAAGGGGAAATGTCATCAGAACAAATAAAAAAAGAAATCGTGAAAGTCTCCCTTCATACACCGACCTTAGAATTTGAAACCGCTCATTGGGACGAACTCCCAGAAATTTTCCGCCAATTTGTTGCTCATTCACTGCGTTTAGAAGCACGTATCAAGTATATGCGCGCAGGGTGGGAGACGGCTGCTTCCTGTGACTTGAGTGATGAAAATCCAGTAGGAAAACAAATCGAATTGCTGAAAACTGCCTTTGGGCGTTCTTAG